A DNA window from Thiopseudomonas alkaliphila contains the following coding sequences:
- a CDS encoding sigma-54-dependent Fis family transcriptional regulator, whose protein sequence is MTIKDIDAGQGYTASMMNTMWSRLSYPQIIKAARARSTAYGVNASADSCLKQQISLAELRKNNGLLLDAAEPVLERLTEQFASFQSDALFILANREATILSVEGRSEQQQEISDVAPGVCWSESIRGTNALGTALVEAQPMLINCGEHFLERLERYSCSSVLLNDADGAVTGVLSLARKGALPETQDSLLMLTLTASYIDRRLFISSQSEHIRLAFHCSPNYLDSPWQGLLSVSLDGHIMAVNDAACELLGQPRELLLGQSCETFLGGRVPALKRITKGLSGSLKTKRGKLFYKILQMPETDALASYAPAKVKKQPSYLTSANPKFEKNLGLAQRGFAKDLPILLLGETGTGKEVIARHLHNQSSRAGQPFVAVNCAAIPEGLIESELFGYKEGAFTGARRGGMAGRLQQAQGGTLFLDEVGDMPVELQARLLRVLQERHFTPLGGAQEQPLNIGLICATHRDLRQHVADKSFREDLYYRINGMSMQLPALRQRNDLSQLCELFLAREGFTKVTLSADLQRLFADYHWPGNIRQLEMVMRTLAALAEPEQQYFNLDDLPDTLLEELQEALPQDAGTCIRSNENELIRQALMNHEGNVSAAARELGISRATLYRKLKQLDNI, encoded by the coding sequence ATGACAATAAAAGATATTGATGCTGGGCAGGGGTATACCGCCTCGATGATGAACACTATGTGGTCGCGTTTAAGTTACCCACAAATTATTAAAGCTGCGCGAGCACGAAGTACGGCGTATGGGGTAAATGCCAGTGCCGATTCGTGTCTAAAACAGCAAATTAGCTTGGCTGAGTTGAGAAAAAATAATGGATTATTATTAGATGCAGCAGAGCCTGTTTTAGAGCGACTTACCGAGCAGTTCGCTAGCTTTCAAAGTGATGCGTTATTTATTTTAGCGAACCGCGAAGCGACTATTTTAAGTGTGGAAGGGCGTTCGGAGCAGCAGCAAGAAATCAGTGATGTAGCACCAGGGGTATGTTGGAGTGAAAGTATCCGTGGGACTAATGCTTTAGGAACTGCGCTAGTCGAAGCGCAGCCTATGCTGATTAATTGTGGTGAACACTTTCTGGAGCGTTTAGAGCGTTATTCATGCTCTTCGGTATTGCTCAATGATGCCGACGGCGCAGTAACAGGTGTTTTGAGCTTGGCGCGTAAAGGGGCTTTACCTGAGACTCAAGACAGCTTACTTATGCTGACTTTAACCGCTAGCTATATTGACCGACGTTTGTTTATCAGTAGCCAAAGCGAGCATATACGTTTGGCTTTTCATTGCAGTCCTAATTATTTGGATTCACCCTGGCAGGGTTTACTCTCAGTTAGTTTAGATGGCCATATTATGGCCGTGAATGATGCAGCCTGCGAGCTCTTAGGCCAGCCAAGGGAGTTATTGTTAGGGCAATCCTGCGAGACATTTTTAGGTGGACGAGTCCCCGCGCTGAAGCGGATTACTAAAGGTTTGTCTGGTAGCTTGAAAACCAAACGTGGCAAGTTGTTTTATAAAATTTTGCAAATGCCAGAAACCGATGCTTTAGCCAGTTATGCGCCGGCTAAAGTGAAAAAACAGCCGAGCTATCTGACTTCAGCCAACCCAAAGTTTGAAAAAAATCTAGGACTAGCTCAGCGTGGTTTTGCCAAAGATTTACCTATCTTATTATTAGGTGAGACCGGTACAGGTAAAGAGGTAATTGCCCGTCATCTGCATAATCAAAGTAGTCGTGCAGGGCAGCCTTTTGTTGCGGTTAACTGTGCAGCTATACCTGAAGGTTTAATCGAGTCTGAGCTATTTGGTTATAAAGAGGGGGCATTTACTGGTGCGCGTCGTGGCGGAATGGCTGGTCGCCTGCAGCAGGCGCAGGGTGGCACATTATTCCTAGATGAGGTCGGAGATATGCCTGTTGAGCTACAGGCGCGTTTATTACGTGTACTGCAAGAGCGTCATTTTACTCCTTTAGGCGGGGCTCAAGAGCAGCCGTTAAATATTGGTTTAATCTGTGCGACTCACCGTGATTTGCGGCAACATGTTGCGGATAAATCGTTTCGGGAAGATTTGTACTATCGAATTAACGGCATGAGCATGCAGCTGCCAGCACTCAGACAGCGGAATGATTTATCTCAGTTATGCGAGTTGTTTTTAGCCAGAGAAGGTTTTACTAAGGTGACCTTAAGTGCTGATTTGCAGCGCTTATTTGCAGATTATCATTGGCCAGGAAATATTCGCCAGCTAGAAATGGTGATGCGCACTTTGGCTGCTCTAGCTGAGCCTGAACAGCAGTATTTTAATTTAGATGATTTACCCGATACTTTGTTAGAAGAATTACAAGAAGCCTTACCGCAAGATGCTGGTACCTGCATTCGTAGTAATGAAAACGAATTAATTCGCCAAGCTCTAATGAATCATGAAGGCAATGTTAGTGCGGCAGCGCGTGAGCTAGGCATTAGCCGAGCCACTTTATATCGTAAATTAAAGCAGTTGGACAACATATGA
- a CDS encoding glutathione S-transferase family protein: MELTLYGAIISPFVRKVRLFMLEKGFEYQFEQVLPRQVPEWYWKISPLGRIPGLKDGEQSFADSSVICHYLEDKYPSKSNLCGETPLERARISWFEKYADYEIAPLATFTVFFNRVLARPMGLEVNQAAIDSALNKLPKHWDYLEQQLEGKQYLVANRLTLADLALVTHWVNFAYGGEQLDAERWPNLVAHKERVLGRDSAKALLVEEAAFMQKIAASN, from the coding sequence ATGGAGCTGACTTTATATGGTGCGATTATTTCGCCCTTTGTACGTAAAGTGCGGTTGTTTATGTTGGAAAAAGGTTTTGAGTATCAGTTTGAGCAGGTATTGCCTCGTCAAGTGCCCGAGTGGTATTGGAAGATTAGTCCTTTAGGTCGTATTCCTGGCCTAAAAGACGGCGAGCAGAGCTTTGCTGACTCATCAGTAATTTGTCATTACCTAGAGGATAAATATCCCTCTAAAAGTAATCTCTGTGGTGAAACACCTTTGGAACGAGCGCGTATCAGTTGGTTTGAAAAGTATGCCGATTATGAAATAGCGCCGTTAGCAACTTTTACGGTGTTCTTTAATCGGGTTTTAGCTAGACCTATGGGTTTGGAGGTGAACCAAGCAGCTATCGACTCAGCTCTGAATAAACTCCCTAAGCATTGGGATTATCTAGAGCAGCAGTTGGAAGGTAAACAGTACTTAGTAGCTAATCGATTAACCTTGGCAGATTTGGCGCTGGTGACCCATTGGGTTAACTTTGCCTATGGTGGTGAGCAGCTCGATGCAGAGCGCTGGCCAAACTTGGTTGCACATAAAGAACGAGTGCTAGGCCGTGATAGTGCTAAAGCACTGTTAGTAGAAGAAGCCGCCTTTATGCAGAAAATTGCCGCCAGCAACTAA
- a CDS encoding Lrp/AsnC family transcriptional regulator produces the protein MENLDRFDLRILAELQKDSRISNQELAERIGLSPSPCSRRVKQLEDEGYITKQVALLDRKRLGLTLTAYILIGMDRHTPERFENFQNNILQWSEVQECSLITGMDADYQLKVVVPDMEHYQLFLLNKLTRIEGVTSVRSSFVLNHVSLSTSLPLDHLRKF, from the coding sequence ATGGAAAATCTTGATCGCTTTGACTTACGCATTCTTGCCGAACTGCAAAAAGACTCGCGGATCTCCAACCAAGAACTCGCTGAGCGCATTGGCTTATCACCCTCCCCTTGCTCACGCCGCGTCAAACAACTAGAAGATGAAGGCTATATTACTAAACAAGTCGCTTTACTCGATCGTAAGCGCCTAGGCCTTACGCTAACAGCCTATATTTTGATTGGAATGGATCGTCATACCCCTGAACGCTTTGAAAACTTTCAAAATAATATTTTGCAGTGGTCAGAAGTCCAAGAATGCAGCTTAATTACTGGCATGGATGCAGACTATCAATTGAAGGTGGTAGTACCTGATATGGAACACTACCAGTTATTTTTGCTTAATAAACTAACGCGCATTGAAGGTGTCACCAGTGTACGCTCTAGCTTTGTGCTTAATCATGTCTCACTCAGCACAAGCTTACCTTTAGATCATTTACGTAAGTTTTAA
- a CDS encoding DUF2788 domain-containing protein — protein sequence MDPEIFEELMMTLLVGGLILFMGFIVWDLAKKSKAGKYGTGILFFALGLGVLGFLVKTIVIAVKGL from the coding sequence ATGGATCCAGAAATTTTCGAAGAACTCATGATGACCCTACTCGTGGGTGGACTAATTTTATTCATGGGCTTTATTGTTTGGGATCTAGCGAAAAAGTCTAAAGCAGGAAAATACGGCACTGGTATTTTATTTTTTGCTTTAGGACTAGGCGTGCTAGGTTTTCTCGTTAAAACCATCGTGATTGCAGTTAAAGGTCTCTAA
- a CDS encoding PhoH family protein has product MIKKTMASGLKLYVLDTNVLIHDPTALLNFQEHHVVIPMTVLEELDHLKSGKPAVAVECRQAIRLIDQLLGAATTEQVEQGVPIMRVDGVAKGYLSIAMRFIEDSSTHLPESINDNRIINLLDVLQTEHPELSVVLVSKDINMRLKARACGIAAEDYESGKVIDDIGLLPQGFIEIEQSFWDNVTKVETTQQLGSTWHEVVLPTEFPALHLNQFILDQQGFVGWVKEIIGTNTVRLLDLPRQALMEQQAWGLKPRDIYQALALFALLEPDIDLVNLTGAAGSGKTILALAAAIEQTMAEKRYRRIIATRSVQGLDEDIGFLPGTETEKMEPWLGAITDNLEALHMDDESPKGSVEYILERIPLHFKSLNYIRGRSFQQAFLLIDECQNLTPHQVKTIITRAGKGTKVVCLGNLAQIDTPYLSATSSGLTYLTERLKNYMGNVHITLQGVPRSDLAEYAEAHL; this is encoded by the coding sequence ATGATTAAGAAAACCATGGCTTCAGGCTTAAAACTGTATGTACTGGACACCAATGTGCTCATTCATGATCCCACAGCGCTGCTGAACTTTCAGGAGCATCATGTGGTAATCCCCATGACTGTGTTGGAGGAGCTAGATCATTTAAAGTCAGGCAAGCCTGCGGTGGCTGTAGAGTGTCGGCAAGCGATTCGCTTAATTGATCAGTTGCTGGGGGCGGCCACTACCGAGCAAGTTGAGCAGGGGGTGCCGATTATGCGAGTAGATGGCGTGGCCAAAGGTTACTTGTCGATTGCTATGCGCTTTATTGAGGATTCCAGCACCCATCTGCCAGAAAGTATCAATGATAATCGTATTATTAACCTATTAGATGTACTGCAGACTGAGCATCCTGAGTTATCTGTGGTGTTAGTTAGTAAAGACATCAATATGCGCTTGAAGGCGCGAGCGTGCGGCATTGCGGCTGAAGACTACGAAAGTGGCAAGGTGATCGATGATATTGGTTTGTTGCCGCAGGGCTTTATCGAGATAGAGCAGTCATTTTGGGATAATGTGACTAAGGTCGAAACCACGCAGCAGCTAGGCTCAACTTGGCATGAAGTGGTTTTGCCGACAGAGTTTCCTGCTTTGCACCTCAATCAGTTTATTTTGGATCAGCAAGGGTTTGTTGGTTGGGTGAAAGAGATTATTGGTACTAACACCGTGCGCTTATTAGATTTGCCGCGCCAAGCATTGATGGAGCAGCAAGCTTGGGGGTTAAAACCGCGAGATATTTATCAGGCCTTAGCCTTGTTTGCCTTATTAGAGCCTGATATTGATTTGGTTAATTTAACTGGAGCGGCGGGATCGGGTAAGACCATCTTGGCGTTAGCCGCAGCGATTGAGCAAACGATGGCCGAAAAGCGTTATCGGCGAATTATTGCCACGCGCAGTGTGCAGGGTTTAGATGAAGATATAGGTTTTTTGCCTGGTACCGAAACAGAGAAAATGGAGCCTTGGCTCGGCGCGATCACCGATAACCTAGAAGCTTTGCATATGGATGATGAAAGTCCTAAGGGTAGTGTGGAATATATTCTGGAGCGGATTCCACTGCATTTTAAATCGTTAAACTATATTCGTGGGCGTAGTTTTCAACAGGCATTTTTGCTAATCGATGAGTGCCAAAATTTAACACCACATCAAGTTAAAACCATCATTACTCGTGCTGGAAAAGGCACCAAGGTGGTGTGTTTGGGTAACTTGGCGCAGATAGATACGCCTTACTTGTCGGCGACTAGTTCAGGGCTAACTTATTTAACGGAGCGGTTAAAAAATTACATGGGGAATGTGCATATTACCTTGCAAGGGGTGCCGCGCTCAGATTTAGCTGAATACGCAGAAGCTCACTTATAG
- a CDS encoding cytochrome ubiquinol oxidase subunit I yields the protein MISEELVDLSRLQFAMTAMYHFIFVPLTLGLAFLLAIMESVYVMTGKEVYKDMVKFWGKLFGINFALGVATGLTMEFQFGTNWAYYSHYVGDIFGAPLAIEGLMAFFLESTFIGLFFFGWDRLSKRQHLAVTWLVALGSNLSALWILIANGWMQNPVGAEFNYETMRMEVTDFAALLFNPVAQVKFVHTVAAGYVTGAMFVLAISSWYLLKKRDMGFARRSFAIASAFGLASILSVIVLGDESGYEVGDVQKVKLAAIEAEWETEPAPAAFTLFGLPNMETHETDYAVKIPYAMGIIATRSLDTEVKGIKDLIVEHEERIRNGAVAYERLQVLRQGDRSAENVAAFEEVKADLGYGLLLKKYVDNPAEATESQIKLAALDTIPHVPSLFWAFRIMVAAGFFMLLVFGLAFWASTRRNQESKPWLLRMAFFSLPLPWIAAQTGWYVAEVGRQPWSIGEVLPTHFSVSSISNASVMGSFLTLVAIYSVLIIIEMYLMIRFARLGPSSLHTGRYHFEQADNQKNA from the coding sequence ATGATCTCGGAAGAATTAGTTGATCTGTCCCGTCTGCAATTTGCAATGACGGCTATGTATCACTTTATATTCGTTCCACTTACGTTAGGTCTTGCCTTTTTACTTGCCATTATGGAGTCGGTCTATGTTATGACCGGCAAAGAAGTCTACAAAGACATGGTTAAGTTCTGGGGTAAGCTGTTTGGTATTAACTTTGCTCTAGGGGTAGCCACAGGGCTCACCATGGAGTTCCAGTTTGGTACCAACTGGGCCTACTACAGCCACTATGTAGGTGATATTTTTGGTGCACCACTGGCCATTGAAGGCCTGATGGCATTCTTCTTAGAATCCACCTTTATTGGTTTATTCTTCTTTGGCTGGGATCGTTTAAGTAAGCGCCAGCACTTAGCGGTCACTTGGCTGGTAGCACTGGGCTCTAACTTATCCGCACTGTGGATTCTGATTGCCAACGGCTGGATGCAAAACCCAGTAGGCGCAGAGTTCAACTATGAAACCATGCGCATGGAAGTCACCGACTTTGCAGCCCTGCTGTTTAACCCAGTCGCGCAGGTGAAGTTTGTACATACCGTTGCTGCAGGTTATGTCACTGGCGCAATGTTCGTTCTGGCTATTTCTAGCTGGTACCTCTTGAAAAAACGCGACATGGGTTTTGCCCGTCGCTCATTCGCCATTGCCTCAGCTTTTGGTTTGGCATCGATCCTATCAGTCATCGTATTAGGTGATGAGTCAGGCTATGAAGTAGGCGATGTGCAAAAAGTTAAACTCGCGGCGATTGAAGCGGAATGGGAAACAGAACCAGCGCCTGCTGCCTTTACCCTATTTGGTTTACCTAATATGGAAACCCATGAAACTGATTACGCGGTAAAAATCCCGTATGCCATGGGGATTATCGCTACTCGCTCGCTAGACACTGAAGTCAAAGGCATTAAAGACTTAATTGTTGAGCACGAAGAGCGTATTCGTAACGGTGCAGTAGCCTATGAGCGCTTACAAGTATTGCGTCAAGGTGATCGCAGTGCAGAAAATGTCGCCGCATTTGAAGAAGTTAAAGCCGACCTTGGTTATGGCTTGCTGCTGAAGAAATATGTGGATAACCCAGCAGAGGCAACAGAGTCGCAAATTAAACTAGCGGCACTCGATACCATTCCCCATGTTCCAAGCTTGTTCTGGGCTTTCCGAATCATGGTGGCGGCAGGCTTCTTTATGTTGCTAGTGTTTGGTCTAGCCTTCTGGGCCTCTACCCGTCGTAACCAAGAAAGTAAGCCTTGGTTATTGCGCATGGCCTTCTTCTCACTGCCACTGCCATGGATTGCTGCGCAAACAGGCTGGTATGTTGCCGAAGTGGGACGTCAACCTTGGTCAATCGGTGAAGTACTACCGACGCATTTCTCAGTCTCAAGTATCTCCAATGCCAGTGTGATGGGATCCTTCCTCACTTTGGTTGCGATCTACAGTGTGCTGATTATTATCGAAATGTACCTGATGATCCGCTTTGCTCGCTTAGGTCCAAGCAGCCTGCATACTGGGCGCTACCATTTCGAGCAAGCTGACAATCAAAAGAACGCTTAA
- the cydB gene encoding cytochrome d ubiquinol oxidase subunit II, with the protein MFDYETLKLIWWVLVGVLLIGFALTDGFDLGAAILIPVVGKTDNERRAVINTIAPHWDGNQVWLITAAGALFAAWPVVYAASFSGFYWAMLLVLFSLFVRPVGFDYRSKVENQRWRSSWDWGLCIGGIIPSVIFGVAFGNLLQGVPFHMDDSMRIFYTGSFWGLLNPLGLLAGIVSLSMLVMHGATWLTMRTSGAMQDRSVKAARYTALAYLVTFIGAGVYLWLGIKGYTVTSEINFNGAIDPLSKTVERTNAGWLANYSLYPITIAAPVIAIAGGLLALVSGRKGGLAFLGSSLAITGTLCTAGFAMFPFLMPSSTDFSSSLLMWDAVSSHKTLGIMMIAAGIFVPIILLYTLWSYYKMWGKVTPEHIEENQHSLY; encoded by the coding sequence ATGTTTGATTATGAAACACTCAAACTGATTTGGTGGGTGCTCGTCGGTGTCCTCTTAATTGGTTTTGCTTTAACCGATGGCTTTGACTTAGGCGCTGCCATTCTCATTCCTGTGGTTGGTAAAACAGATAATGAGCGCCGTGCAGTGATTAATACCATTGCCCCGCACTGGGACGGTAACCAAGTTTGGTTAATTACCGCAGCTGGTGCGCTATTTGCAGCATGGCCGGTGGTGTATGCCGCGTCGTTCTCGGGCTTTTACTGGGCGATGCTGCTGGTGCTGTTCTCGCTGTTTGTCCGCCCTGTCGGGTTTGATTACCGTAGTAAAGTGGAAAACCAACGCTGGCGTAGTAGCTGGGACTGGGGACTATGCATTGGCGGAATTATTCCATCAGTTATTTTTGGTGTGGCCTTTGGTAACTTGCTGCAAGGCGTGCCTTTCCACATGGATGACAGCATGCGAATCTTCTACACCGGTAGTTTCTGGGGCCTACTTAATCCTCTAGGGTTACTGGCTGGGATCGTGAGCTTAAGCATGCTGGTGATGCACGGTGCTACCTGGCTAACCATGCGTACCAGTGGCGCAATGCAGGATCGCTCAGTTAAAGCGGCTCGTTACACAGCGCTTGCTTACTTAGTCACCTTTATTGGTGCGGGTGTTTACCTCTGGTTAGGCATTAAAGGCTATACCGTTACCTCCGAGATCAACTTTAATGGTGCTATTGATCCACTGAGCAAAACAGTTGAGCGCACCAATGCCGGTTGGTTAGCAAACTACAGTCTGTACCCCATCACCATTGCAGCACCAGTTATTGCAATTGCCGGTGGCTTACTGGCCTTAGTTAGCGGTCGCAAAGGCGGCTTAGCCTTCCTGGGTTCTAGCTTAGCAATTACCGGTACGCTATGTACCGCAGGCTTTGCCATGTTCCCCTTCTTAATGCCATCAAGCACTGACTTTAGCTCTAGCTTGCTGATGTGGGACGCCGTATCTAGCCATAAAACTCTCGGGATTATGATGATTGCAGCGGGTATCTTCGTACCTATTATCTTGCTGTATACCCTGTGGAGCTACTACAAGATGTGGGGCAAGGTCACACCGGAACACATTGAAGAAAATCAACATAGCCTGTACTAA
- the cydX gene encoding cytochrome bd-I oxidase subunit CydX, translating into MWYFTWILGVLLACSIAIINAIWLESIHDFDAPSEQDQ; encoded by the coding sequence ATGTGGTATTTCACGTGGATTCTAGGTGTACTACTGGCCTGCAGTATCGCGATTATTAATGCGATCTGGCTAGAAAGCATCCATGACTTTGATGCACCTAGCGAGCAAGACCAGTAA
- a CDS encoding LysR family transcriptional regulator — MQKNTKSLSELNWNDVKFFLEVSRVRKATLAAKRLGVDYTTVSRRVQALERSLNTLLFEKSKHAGFVLTEEGQTLLSHAEAIESMMLSAQEQVSGGTTELSGRIRIGCTEGFGNFFLAPKLSEFQARYPMIGIDILAVPHFVSLSKREADLAITLERPTSGPYVSSRLCDYRLKLYATQDYLNAHGPIRCVNDLHQHAFITYVEDLVFSDQLHYLQHYLSSPSSPLCFTGVLGQYYSALAGHHLAILPCFIAGKDPRLIEVLPQEVVVTNSFWISCRQELRQLKRIRVLWDYLRELTEQQQALLMGR; from the coding sequence ATGCAAAAAAACACTAAAAGCCTGTCAGAGTTGAACTGGAATGATGTTAAGTTTTTCTTAGAGGTATCGCGGGTGCGTAAGGCGACCTTAGCCGCTAAGCGCTTAGGGGTAGACTACACCACGGTTTCAAGGCGAGTGCAGGCACTTGAGCGTAGCTTAAATACCTTGCTGTTTGAAAAATCTAAGCATGCGGGATTTGTCTTAACAGAAGAGGGGCAAACCTTACTGAGTCACGCCGAAGCTATCGAAAGTATGATGCTCAGCGCGCAGGAGCAAGTCAGTGGTGGAACCACTGAGCTATCGGGACGAATTCGAATTGGTTGTACTGAAGGCTTTGGTAACTTCTTTCTAGCTCCAAAGCTTAGCGAGTTTCAGGCCCGCTATCCGATGATTGGAATTGATATCTTAGCGGTGCCGCATTTTGTGAGTTTATCTAAGCGTGAAGCTGATCTTGCCATTACTCTTGAACGCCCAACCAGTGGCCCTTATGTGAGTAGTCGTCTGTGTGATTACCGATTAAAGCTGTATGCCACACAAGATTATTTAAATGCACATGGGCCGATTCGCTGTGTAAATGACTTACACCAGCATGCATTTATTACCTATGTTGAAGATCTAGTATTTAGCGATCAACTGCATTACTTACAGCATTATTTATCTAGCCCGAGCAGTCCTTTATGTTTTACTGGTGTGCTCGGTCAGTATTATTCGGCACTGGCCGGCCATCATTTAGCTATTTTGCCTTGCTTTATTGCCGGGAAGGACCCTCGCTTGATTGAGGTGTTACCCCAAGAGGTGGTAGTGACTAATAGTTTTTGGATTTCTTGCCGTCAAGAGCTACGCCAGTTAAAGCGGATTCGGGTACTGTGGGATTATTTACGAGAATTAACAGAGCAGCAGCAAGCGCTATTAATGGGGAGATAA
- a CDS encoding DUF485 domain-containing protein codes for MSNHLYAHIRNNPKFQQLVKTRTRFALSLSLIVWAIFYGFILLVAFKPEVIGLPLGRGHLTLGIAAGLFQFSFFWLLIWWYVRRANGEFDRLNEQIITEAEQECGQ; via the coding sequence ATGTCTAATCACTTATATGCGCATATTCGTAATAATCCAAAATTTCAACAGCTGGTTAAAACCAGAACTCGCTTCGCTCTCAGCTTAAGCCTAATCGTTTGGGCGATTTTCTACGGTTTTATTCTACTCGTTGCTTTTAAACCCGAAGTCATTGGTTTGCCCTTAGGCCGCGGCCATCTCACGTTAGGCATTGCCGCTGGATTATTTCAGTTTAGCTTTTTTTGGCTACTAATCTGGTGGTACGTCCGCCGCGCCAATGGCGAGTTTGATCGTTTAAATGAGCAAATTATTACCGAAGCTGAGCAGGAGTGCGGCCAATGA
- a CDS encoding cation acetate symporter, which yields MKLNSQLVQRLTQGLLIAGLTLSAPLALAADNSMNMPAISMFFAFVVMTLGITYWAAKRTQSTSDFYTAGGGITGWQNGLAIAGDYMSAATLLGLTAMLYTSGVDAYIYMIAFFVGWPIILFLMAERLRNLGRFTFVDITSYRLNQSKIRTMAAISSLIVVCFYLVAQMVGAGQLIKLLFGLDYNIALFIVGILMMVYVTFGGMTATTWVQIIKACMLLAGGTLVMLLSMAYFDFSFERVMDEAISLHSLKERLVYPGSLLADPVTAISLGLGLMFGTAGLPHILMRFFTVGNAKEARKSVLWASACVAYFFNVIALMGVAAIVIVGQNPDFFEGGDIAGKIIGGGNMVAMHLAQAVGGNMLLGFLSAVAFATILAVVAGLALAGASAIAHDLYAQVLKKGQVSEQQELKMTRLATISLGVVAIILGIAFENMNVAFMAALAFGVAASANFPVLILSMYWNNLTTRGAMAGGYSGLFSSVIFVVLSKSVWVDVFGFAEAVFPYTQPALFSMPIAFAMAYLVSITDHSSAAQRERAAFADQYVRAQTGVGASANTAH from the coding sequence ATGAAACTCAATTCACAACTCGTGCAGCGTTTAACCCAAGGCCTACTAATCGCAGGGTTGACCCTAAGTGCCCCACTGGCCTTAGCCGCCGATAACTCAATGAATATGCCTGCTATTAGCATGTTTTTTGCCTTTGTCGTCATGACCTTAGGTATCACTTATTGGGCCGCTAAACGCACCCAGTCCACCTCGGATTTCTATACTGCGGGTGGCGGTATTACCGGCTGGCAAAATGGCTTAGCCATTGCCGGAGACTATATGTCAGCAGCCACCTTACTGGGACTCACGGCTATGCTCTACACCTCAGGAGTCGACGCCTATATTTATATGATTGCATTCTTTGTCGGTTGGCCAATTATTTTATTTCTAATGGCCGAACGCTTACGTAATCTAGGGCGCTTTACCTTTGTAGACATTACCTCTTACCGCTTAAATCAAAGCAAAATCAGAACCATGGCTGCAATCAGCTCGTTAATTGTGGTGTGCTTTTATTTAGTAGCACAAATGGTCGGTGCCGGTCAGTTGATTAAGCTACTGTTTGGCCTTGATTACAATATCGCCCTGTTTATTGTCGGTATTTTAATGATGGTCTACGTTACTTTTGGCGGTATGACTGCCACCACCTGGGTACAGATTATTAAGGCCTGCATGCTATTGGCTGGCGGCACCTTAGTCATGCTGCTATCCATGGCTTACTTTGACTTTAGCTTTGAACGTGTGATGGATGAAGCCATCAGCCTACACAGCTTAAAAGAGCGGTTGGTCTATCCTGGCAGTTTATTGGCTGATCCAGTGACCGCCATCTCACTTGGTTTAGGTCTTATGTTTGGTACCGCAGGCTTACCACACATTTTAATGCGCTTTTTCACCGTAGGTAATGCAAAAGAAGCACGTAAGTCGGTTCTTTGGGCATCAGCTTGTGTCGCTTACTTTTTTAACGTGATTGCGCTGATGGGCGTTGCTGCCATTGTGATTGTCGGTCAAAACCCTGACTTCTTTGAAGGCGGCGACATTGCTGGCAAAATTATCGGCGGTGGTAACATGGTGGCCATGCACCTAGCCCAAGCCGTTGGTGGCAATATGCTACTCGGCTTTTTATCTGCGGTCGCTTTTGCCACTATTTTGGCTGTAGTGGCAGGCTTAGCCTTAGCCGGCGCCTCAGCGATTGCCCACGACCTTTATGCCCAAGTGCTGAAAAAGGGCCAAGTCAGCGAACAGCAAGAATTAAAAATGACCCGCTTAGCTACCATTAGCCTAGGAGTGGTCGCCATTATTCTTGGCATCGCCTTTGAAAATATGAACGTGGCCTTTATGGCCGCCCTAGCTTTTGGCGTCGCTGCATCGGCTAACTTCCCAGTATTAATTTTATCTATGTACTGGAATAACTTAACCACCCGCGGCGCCATGGCCGGTGGTTATAGCGGCTTATTTAGCTCGGTGATTTTCGTCGTGCTATCTAAATCAGTGTGGGTCGATGTGTTTGGCTTTGCTGAAGCTGTTTTCCCTTACACCCAGCCAGCACTGTTCTCAATGCCGATAGCTTTTGCCATGGCGTACCTGGTATCGATCACCGATCACAGTAGCGCTGCACAACGCGAGCGTGCAGCCTTTGCTGATCAGTATGTACGCGCCCAAACCGGGGTAGGTGCCAGCGCCAACACGGCCCATTAA